The following proteins come from a genomic window of Mammaliicoccus sp. Marseille-Q6498:
- a CDS encoding M20 family metallopeptidase — protein sequence MSNLSQNIINYIEQNRHLYLSMSHQIHERPELGNEEVFASRLLSDQLKSHHFEIKKNIAKHPTGFIATYDSKKEGPTVGFLAEYDALPGLGHACGHNIIGTSSVLAGISLSKVIDQVGGKVVVLGCPAEEGGINGSAKASYVKAGVIDDIDVALMVHPGHETYVTVPSLAVDVFDVKFYGRSAHASENAYEAINALDAMLSFFNGVSMLRQQIKKTDKVHGVILNGGEAANIIPDFTHARFYTRATSRKHLDELTNKVRNIAEGAAKQTGCTYELRPIQNGVNEFVINKPLDELFRKHAEALGEDVIEDDFGFGSTDTGNVSHIVPTIHPHIKIGPSNLVGHTKEFCQAAASKAGDKALISGAKILASMGLEFIENDSLRNEIIEHHQTLRENLL from the coding sequence ATGAGCAATTTATCGCAAAATATTATCAATTATATAGAACAAAATAGGCACTTATATTTATCAATGAGCCATCAAATTCACGAACGTCCTGAATTAGGGAACGAAGAGGTTTTTGCTTCAAGATTGTTAAGCGACCAGTTAAAAAGTCATCATTTTGAAATTAAAAAGAACATCGCAAAACATCCAACAGGTTTCATCGCGACATATGATTCTAAGAAGGAAGGACCAACAGTAGGCTTTCTAGCTGAATATGATGCCTTACCTGGATTAGGTCATGCTTGTGGACATAATATTATTGGTACATCTAGCGTACTAGCAGGTATAAGTTTGTCTAAAGTCATCGATCAAGTAGGCGGTAAAGTTGTCGTACTTGGTTGTCCAGCAGAAGAAGGCGGCATAAATGGGAGTGCTAAAGCAAGTTACGTTAAAGCAGGTGTTATAGATGATATTGATGTAGCGTTGATGGTTCATCCTGGCCACGAGACGTATGTGACAGTCCCTTCTTTAGCAGTAGATGTATTTGATGTTAAATTTTACGGAAGAAGTGCACATGCATCTGAAAATGCGTACGAAGCGATAAACGCACTTGATGCGATGTTGTCATTCTTTAACGGTGTAAGTATGTTAAGACAACAAATTAAAAAAACAGATAAAGTTCACGGTGTCATATTAAATGGTGGAGAAGCAGCAAATATCATTCCTGACTTTACACACGCTAGATTTTATACACGTGCAACTTCACGTAAACATTTAGATGAATTAACTAATAAAGTACGTAATATTGCAGAAGGTGCAGCAAAACAAACAGGTTGTACTTATGAATTACGTCCTATACAAAATGGGGTTAATGAGTTTGTTATTAACAAACCACTTGATGAATTATTTAGAAAACATGCTGAAGCACTTGGAGAAGACGTAATTGAAGATGATTTTGGTTTTGGTTCTACAGATACGGGGAATGTAAGTCATATCGTACCGACTATTCATCCACATATAAAAATAGGACCTTCGAATTTAGTCGGACATACGAAAGAATTTTGCCAAGCTGCAGCAAGTAAAGCAGGGGATAAAGCATTGATAAGTGGAGCGAAAATATTAGCATCGATGGGGTTAGAATTTATAGAAAACGACTCCCTTAGAAATGAAATTATCGAGCATCATCAAACATTGAGGGAGAACTTATTATGA
- a CDS encoding ATP-grasp domain-containing protein — protein sequence MKNEYRKSLSLTLNDLYDAHIVYNSRPSYETNPWLEAEVDQSNFLTAREMIISKMPMIVHEANLTENVKELLALVDEEIPDNLYTFFDKESYEALLQQLTKEKKKIFFQYIHGEHLCHDEDYAIYKPKFIDLNNKTKIAQWTGGKFLPRREIIDTEAFEERIKHWELPLVIKPGDELPTAGGYGVMICYTEADLEKASQRIKKATGTKQVIIEQFIEEVDNYCVQYVYSEKTGIRYIGAVKQLTNKYGFYNGNINSQEVPQSVIDAGYEIMKNAVEYGYKGVSGFDLLIDKNGDVFAIDLNFRQNGSTSMLLLKDRLQDGFHKFLSYHSKGDNTHFYQTIKKYIKKGYLYPLAYYDGDWYGKDEVKSRFSGIWHAETEEEALKFEKAFLSELGE from the coding sequence ATGAAAAATGAATACAGGAAATCGTTATCATTAACACTTAATGATTTATATGACGCGCATATCGTATATAATTCGAGACCGTCATATGAAACGAATCCATGGTTAGAAGCAGAAGTAGATCAATCGAATTTTTTGACTGCTAGGGAAATGATCATTAGTAAAATGCCGATGATTGTACATGAAGCAAACTTAACAGAAAATGTTAAAGAATTGTTGGCGTTAGTTGATGAAGAAATTCCAGACAACTTATATACATTTTTTGATAAAGAAAGTTATGAAGCATTACTTCAACAACTGACAAAAGAAAAAAAGAAAATCTTCTTTCAATATATTCATGGGGAACATTTATGTCATGATGAAGATTACGCAATTTATAAACCGAAATTTATAGACTTAAATAATAAAACTAAAATTGCGCAATGGACTGGTGGTAAATTTTTACCTAGAAGAGAAATCATAGATACTGAAGCATTTGAAGAAAGAATTAAACATTGGGAATTGCCACTCGTTATTAAACCGGGAGATGAGTTACCAACTGCTGGTGGATATGGCGTGATGATTTGTTATACTGAAGCGGATTTAGAGAAAGCGAGTCAAAGAATTAAAAAAGCAACGGGAACAAAGCAAGTGATTATCGAACAATTTATCGAAGAAGTAGACAATTACTGTGTACAATACGTATATAGTGAAAAAACAGGTATAAGGTATATTGGTGCAGTAAAACAACTCACTAATAAATATGGTTTTTATAACGGTAATATTAATTCACAAGAAGTACCACAAAGTGTAATAGACGCAGGTTATGAAATTATGAAAAACGCCGTCGAATACGGTTATAAAGGTGTTTCTGGGTTTGATTTACTAATAGATAAAAACGGAGACGTATTTGCGATTGATTTAAACTTTAGACAAAACGGATCAACGAGCATGTTGTTGCTTAAAGACAGATTACAAGACGGATTTCATAAATTTTTAAGTTATCACTCTAAAGGCGACAATACACATTTTTATCAAACAATTAAGAAATATATTAAAAAAGGTTATTTGTATCCACTGGCTTATTACGATGGAGACTGGTATGGTAAAGATGAAGTTAAATCAAGATTTTCCGGAATTTGGCACGCTGAAACAGAAGAAGAAGCTTTAAAGTTTGAAAAGGCTTTCCTTTCAGAATTAGGTGAATAA
- a CDS encoding DUF2750 domain-containing protein codes for MPVQDMSMFKQILTKEKFYVVLINRRILRDDNKDIRLIWSKQEYAESFIKDYNITEYDKVMELDLDRFVTYEMDDILDEGDKFIVDRYEDNKGIEVEAISFIEEIMSELDDIRIEEFAEDICKEEYVYGLTVKGQKQFIIVSEEDNSLPNMMTVWSSRKLAEKVRRDDFEEYEVIEVETEVFEEWLEDLKQQDFAVGINMKSGMIGTITDPKAVLNAMPC; via the coding sequence ATGCCTGTCCAGGATATGTCGATGTTTAAACAGATTTTAACTAAAGAAAAATTTTATGTAGTACTTATTAATCGCAGAATATTAAGAGATGACAATAAAGATATTCGCTTAATCTGGTCAAAACAAGAATATGCTGAGTCCTTTATAAAAGACTACAACATCACAGAGTATGATAAAGTGATGGAACTAGATTTAGATAGATTTGTAACGTATGAAATGGATGACATCCTTGATGAAGGAGACAAATTCATTGTAGACCGTTATGAAGATAATAAAGGAATAGAAGTAGAAGCTATTTCATTTATAGAAGAAATTATGAGTGAATTAGATGACATTCGTATTGAAGAATTTGCTGAAGATATCTGTAAAGAAGAATATGTTTATGGGTTAACAGTTAAAGGTCAAAAACAATTTATCATTGTATCAGAAGAAGACAATAGCTTACCAAATATGATGACTGTTTGGAGTTCAAGAAAGCTAGCAGAGAAAGTACGACGTGATGACTTTGAAGAATATGAAGTAATTGAAGTAGAAACTGAAGTATTTGAAGAATGGTTAGAAGACTTGAAACAACAAGATTTCGCGGTTGGTATAAACATGAAATCAGGTATGATTGGAACAATTACAGATCCAAAAGCGGTATTAAACGCGATGCCATGTTAA
- a CDS encoding ATP-binding cassette domain-containing protein, producing the protein MIQLIDVTKEHQHNELLKNINLKIEKGKVYGFKGSNGSGKTMLLRALLGLIKVKGQVLINGKQLKFGSEYPLKVGVFIEKPSIIPEFTALKNLKLIASLKGIKDIEVITKYLVELGLNPNDKRKVRKYSLGMKQKVGIAQTLMGDPELIILDEPTNALDKKSIQTLLDILKRLKEKGCTILIASHQFEHLESIIDETFHIEAGELS; encoded by the coding sequence ATGATTCAATTAATAGATGTGACGAAAGAACATCAGCATAATGAATTACTTAAAAATATAAATTTAAAAATTGAAAAAGGAAAAGTATACGGTTTTAAAGGTAGTAATGGTTCAGGAAAGACGATGTTATTAAGAGCATTGTTAGGACTGATTAAAGTGAAGGGACAAGTATTAATTAATGGCAAACAGTTAAAGTTTGGTAGTGAGTATCCATTGAAAGTAGGGGTCTTTATTGAAAAGCCTAGCATCATTCCTGAATTCACTGCTTTAAAAAATTTAAAGCTTATTGCCTCTTTGAAAGGTATTAAAGACATAGAAGTAATAACGAAATATTTAGTGGAATTAGGATTAAATCCAAATGATAAACGGAAAGTTAGAAAATATTCATTAGGTATGAAACAAAAGGTAGGTATTGCACAAACTTTAATGGGAGATCCCGAACTAATCATATTAGATGAGCCAACTAATGCATTAGATAAAAAGAGTATCCAAACTTTATTAGACATTTTGAAAAGATTGAAAGAAAAAGGTTGTACAATTTTAATCGCATCACATCAATTTGAACATTTAGAATCTATTATCGATGAAACGTTTCATATTGAAGCAGGTGAACTGTCATGA
- a CDS encoding pentapeptide repeat-containing protein: protein MKLIEPKLKQSFEYETDQQVTLVQSSYDLYFNKAEISIEEETNQIDTIYFNQCTFESLDFTKIHGLDIVFKGCDLSNSIFKEASLNRVQFIDCRMIGASFTDLKIKHVQFSNCQLKMSQFENCQFDHVRFNDNQMDETYLSFCKQKSLEIVKCSLESLEVVETSLNNVDLSTNEIQQLVIQPTDLKGATVSEYQAYEILPLFGVEVKA, encoded by the coding sequence ATGAAACTCATCGAACCGAAACTAAAACAATCATTTGAATACGAAACCGATCAACAAGTCACACTCGTACAATCATCATATGATTTATATTTTAATAAAGCAGAAATTTCTATAGAAGAAGAAACAAATCAAATAGACACAATTTATTTCAACCAATGTACATTTGAATCATTAGATTTCACCAAAATACACGGACTAGATATCGTATTTAAAGGATGCGACCTATCAAACAGCATCTTTAAAGAAGCATCCTTAAACCGCGTACAATTCATAGACTGTAGAATGATCGGCGCATCATTTACAGACTTAAAAATAAAACACGTACAATTCTCTAACTGCCAACTTAAAATGAGTCAATTTGAAAACTGTCAATTCGATCATGTACGATTCAATGATAATCAAATGGATGAAACTTACCTTTCATTCTGTAAACAAAAATCATTAGAAATTGTTAAATGCTCCCTAGAATCACTCGAAGTAGTCGAAACATCATTAAACAACGTTGATTTATCAACAAACGAAATACAACAACTCGTCATACAACCAACAGACCTAAAAGGTGCAACCGTATCAGAATACCAAGCATACGAAATACTACCGTTGTTTGGCGTAGAAGTTAAGGCATAA
- the coaW gene encoding type II pantothenate kinase produces MKIGIDAGGTLIKVVIEDQGNRTYKKWLSTEIDSVAEWLNQLEDVEISITGGKAQYLDSLIKHDANRSIEFDATYCGIQLLLKENNINLDTYIFSNVGTGTSIHYATKNHQERAGGTGAGGGMIQGLGYLLTQISDYNELVQTATNGDRDKIDLKVKHIYKGDKTPISGELTAANFGHVLQHMHEDFPNEDRLAAVMGIVGETVTTVSIHAARQFETENVLYIGSSFVQNDLLRKIVLDYTNLRGLKPYFLENGDYSGAIGAIYCQ; encoded by the coding sequence GTGAAGATTGGAATAGATGCTGGAGGTACTTTAATAAAAGTTGTTATTGAAGATCAAGGTAACAGAACTTATAAAAAATGGTTATCAACTGAAATAGATTCAGTGGCAGAATGGTTAAATCAATTAGAAGACGTTGAAATATCTATTACAGGTGGTAAAGCACAATATTTAGATTCATTAATTAAACATGATGCAAACAGAAGCATTGAATTCGATGCGACGTATTGCGGTATTCAACTTTTGTTAAAAGAAAACAACATCAACTTAGATACATATATATTTTCAAATGTAGGAACAGGCACTTCCATCCATTACGCTACAAAAAATCATCAAGAACGTGCTGGTGGAACGGGTGCTGGTGGCGGTATGATACAAGGTCTAGGATATTTACTTACTCAAATAAGTGATTACAACGAGCTTGTTCAAACTGCTACAAACGGAGATAGAGACAAAATAGATTTAAAAGTAAAACATATCTATAAAGGAGATAAAACACCAATCTCAGGTGAATTAACTGCTGCCAATTTTGGTCACGTACTTCAACATATGCATGAAGATTTTCCTAACGAAGACCGATTAGCTGCAGTCATGGGTATTGTAGGAGAAACAGTAACGACCGTTTCTATACACGCCGCACGCCAATTCGAAACTGAAAATGTACTATACATTGGTTCATCATTCGTTCAAAACGACTTACTTCGTAAAATCGTCTTAGATTATACAAACTTAAGAGGATTAAAACCATACTTCCTAGAAAATGGTGACTACTCAGGCGCAATAGGAGCAATTTATTGCCAATAA
- a CDS encoding GNAT family N-acetyltransferase encodes MIEEKQFGDIVIKPFEESMRSALNDFQLNERQQIYSSLPKDVLDEAIQDNDRRPNVVVNEKDEIIGFFVLHKYYQHEGYDTPENVVYVRSLSINEKYQGNGYGTTIMMNLPEYVQYVFPDFDHLFLVVDAENEAAWNLYERAGFMHTATKEEGPIGKERLYYLDLDSKYVSSLRLEIQEDELDNEYVNIHLMKDNQKVGIIVLEDKGDAFDIRSIEVEESERKEGIAESALRQLSTYVRREFKDKKEIQITLFGSRNKLKPLCDKANFVEIQKTEDYIKLMKYINY; translated from the coding sequence ATGATAGAAGAAAAACAGTTCGGAGATATTGTAATTAAACCTTTTGAAGAAAGTATGAGATCGGCTTTAAATGATTTTCAATTAAATGAACGTCAACAAATTTATTCATCATTACCTAAAGATGTATTAGATGAGGCAATTCAAGACAACGATAGAAGACCTAACGTTGTTGTGAATGAAAAAGATGAAATAATAGGATTCTTCGTTTTGCACAAATATTATCAGCACGAAGGGTACGATACACCTGAAAATGTCGTATATGTTCGTTCATTATCAATTAACGAAAAATACCAAGGTAATGGTTATGGCACAACAATTATGATGAATTTACCTGAATATGTACAATATGTGTTTCCTGATTTTGATCATTTATTTTTAGTAGTAGATGCTGAAAATGAGGCAGCATGGAATTTATATGAACGAGCTGGCTTTATGCACACAGCTACGAAAGAAGAAGGTCCAATAGGTAAAGAGCGATTATATTATTTAGATTTAGATTCTAAATATGTTTCTTCTTTAAGATTGGAAATCCAAGAAGATGAATTAGATAATGAATACGTCAATATTCATTTAATGAAAGATAATCAGAAGGTTGGCATCATTGTTTTAGAAGATAAAGGCGATGCATTTGATATTCGCAGTATTGAAGTTGAAGAAAGCGAAAGAAAAGAAGGTATTGCAGAAAGTGCTTTAAGACAGCTAAGCACTTATGTACGTAGAGAGTTTAAAGATAAAAAAGAAATACAGATTACGTTGTTTGGATCTCGTAATAAATTAAAGCCGCTATGCGATAAAGCGAACTTTGTAGAAATCCAAAAAACAGAAGACTATATCAAATTGATGAAATATATTAACTATTAA
- the rpoE gene encoding DNA-directed RNA polymerase subunit delta, protein MKLKDFSKEMVDEHSFIEMAYILLTENGKETNLYDMVDEFKRLGNYKDSEIENRILQFYTDLNTDGRFLSVGENIWGLRDWYSVDDIEEKIAPTIQKFNVLDEEDEADTEISLLGEEDKTKELDITIAQDDEEGLNDPEDPEDEEVEDELDEAGLVVDEDEDDEDDDEEEEEEEL, encoded by the coding sequence ATGAAATTAAAAGATTTTTCTAAAGAAATGGTAGATGAGCATTCATTCATTGAAATGGCTTATATTCTATTAACAGAGAACGGTAAAGAAACGAATTTATACGATATGGTCGACGAGTTTAAACGTTTAGGTAATTATAAAGATTCTGAAATTGAAAATCGTATTTTACAATTTTATACAGATTTAAATACAGATGGTCGCTTTTTAAGTGTCGGTGAAAATATTTGGGGACTTCGTGACTGGTATTCAGTTGACGATATCGAAGAAAAAATTGCACCAACTATCCAAAAATTCAATGTACTTGATGAAGAAGATGAAGCAGATACAGAAATTTCTTTATTAGGTGAAGAAGACAAAACTAAAGAACTAGATATCACAATCGCTCAAGATGATGAAGAAGGACTTAATGATCCTGAAGATCCAGAAGACGAAGAAGTTGAAGATGAACTAGATGAAGCGGGACTAGTTGTCGATGAAGATGAAGACGACGAAGATGATGATGAAGAAGAAGAGGAAGAAGAATTATAA
- a CDS encoding CTP synthase — protein sequence MTKFIFVTGGVVSSLGKGITAASLGRLLKNRGLNVTIQKFDPYLNVDPGTMSPYQHGEVFVTEDGAETDLDLGHYERFIDINLNKYSNVTAGKVYSHILKKERRGDFLGGTVQVIPHITNEIKSRLLMAGESTNADVVITEIGGTTGDIESLPFIEAIRQIKSDLGRENVMYIHCTLLPYIKAAGEMKTKPTQHSVKELRGLGIQPDLIVVRTEYEMTQDLRDKIALFCDINKRAVIECRDADTLYQIPLALKEQKMDDLVIERLALEAAPEAELTEWNQLLDTVRNLEGSVKIGLVGKYVSLQDAYLSVVEALKHAGYDFKKDVEIKWIDSETLDASNYQEVLSDVDGILVPGGFGDRGIEGKILAIQYARENNVPYLGICLGMQLATVEFARNVVGLKDAHSAELDPNTPYPIIDLLPEQKDIEDLGGTLRLGVYPCTIKEGTIAHNVYGTTEVDERHRHRYEFNNEYREKLESEGMNFSGTSPDGRLVEIVELENHPWFVACQFHPEFLSRPTRPQKLFRGFVEASIKNK from the coding sequence ATGACAAAGTTCATTTTTGTAACAGGCGGCGTGGTTTCTTCTCTAGGTAAAGGTATTACTGCAGCATCACTAGGAAGATTACTTAAAAACAGAGGGTTAAATGTAACAATTCAAAAGTTTGATCCATACTTAAATGTAGATCCAGGAACAATGAGTCCATATCAACATGGTGAAGTTTTTGTTACTGAAGATGGTGCAGAAACGGATTTAGACTTAGGACATTATGAAAGATTTATAGATATCAATTTAAATAAATATTCTAACGTAACAGCTGGTAAAGTTTATTCACACATCTTGAAAAAAGAGAGACGTGGTGACTTTTTAGGAGGTACAGTTCAAGTTATACCTCATATTACAAATGAAATTAAATCAAGACTATTAATGGCTGGTGAAAGTACAAACGCTGACGTTGTAATTACAGAAATTGGCGGTACAACTGGTGATATTGAATCGTTACCATTTATAGAAGCAATTAGACAAATTAAAAGTGATTTAGGTAGAGAAAATGTTATGTACATCCATTGTACTTTGCTTCCTTATATTAAAGCAGCAGGGGAAATGAAAACTAAACCGACTCAACATAGTGTTAAAGAGTTAAGAGGGTTAGGTATTCAACCAGATTTAATCGTTGTACGTACTGAATATGAAATGACACAAGACTTAAGAGATAAAATTGCATTGTTCTGTGATATTAATAAACGTGCAGTTATTGAATGTAGAGACGCAGATACACTTTATCAAATTCCATTAGCTTTAAAAGAACAAAAAATGGACGATTTAGTTATAGAACGATTAGCTTTAGAAGCAGCACCTGAAGCGGAATTAACTGAATGGAATCAATTATTAGATACGGTTCGTAATTTAGAAGGATCAGTTAAAATTGGTTTAGTTGGTAAATATGTGAGTTTACAAGATGCATACTTATCAGTAGTTGAAGCACTTAAACACGCTGGTTACGACTTCAAAAAAGACGTTGAAATTAAATGGATTGACTCTGAAACTTTAGATGCATCAAATTATCAAGAAGTATTATCAGATGTTGATGGCATATTAGTACCAGGTGGATTTGGTGATAGAGGTATTGAAGGTAAGATATTAGCTATACAATATGCCCGTGAAAACAATGTACCTTATTTAGGTATTTGTTTAGGTATGCAATTAGCTACAGTTGAATTTGCAAGAAATGTAGTCGGATTAAAAGATGCCCATTCAGCAGAATTAGATCCTAATACACCTTATCCAATTATCGATTTATTACCAGAACAAAAAGACATAGAAGATTTAGGTGGTACTTTAAGATTAGGCGTATATCCATGTACGATTAAAGAAGGAACAATCGCACATAATGTATATGGTACTACTGAAGTTGATGAAAGACACCGTCACCGTTATGAGTTTAATAACGAATATCGTGAAAAGTTAGAATCAGAAGGTATGAATTTCTCAGGTACAAGTCCAGATGGTAGACTAGTTGAAATTGTTGAATTAGAAAATCATCCATGGTTTGTAGCATGTCAATTCCACCCAGAATTCTTATCAAGACCGACTAGACCACAAAAATTATTTAGAGGCTTTGTCGAAGCAAGTATTAAAAATAAATAA
- a CDS encoding DUF2529 domain-containing protein, whose translation MNKIFNTQLNGIFSKIDAQLEEIEIASQLLMQAAGGEGKIIIKTFEEANHFSSFITDSNESLPHAQSIKCLNEIETIDTTDRVLLISPYFTEELQEWIQKLNELDIDFVLISNKDKENKTHETLMHFIDLSTPRAIVPTADFSKIITPHLMALNYIYYIMYAEMYEMTQEINEEI comes from the coding sequence TTGAATAAAATTTTTAATACTCAGCTGAATGGTATTTTCAGCAAAATAGATGCTCAATTAGAAGAAATTGAAATAGCATCACAACTACTCATGCAAGCTGCTGGTGGTGAAGGTAAAATTATCATTAAGACGTTCGAAGAGGCAAACCACTTTTCTTCCTTTATAACTGATAGTAATGAAAGCTTACCACACGCTCAATCCATAAAATGTTTAAACGAAATCGAAACAATAGATACGACAGATCGCGTATTATTGATTTCCCCATACTTTACCGAAGAATTACAAGAATGGATTCAAAAATTAAACGAGCTTGATATTGATTTTGTTTTAATTTCAAATAAAGACAAAGAAAATAAAACACACGAAACTTTAATGCATTTTATAGACTTATCAACACCTAGAGCAATTGTACCAACAGCAGATTTCAGCAAGATTATAACGCCACATTTGATGGCATTAAATTACATTTATTATATCATGTATGCTGAAATGTATGAGATGACACAAGAAATTAACGAAGAAATATAA
- a CDS encoding response regulator, with product MDVLIIDDEKNIRQLLKEIFEIDNYIVDTAENGNAGIELFQNNEYKLVFIDKRMPGMSGEEVLMKIREMNKSVPVYIITAFQTSADIEKLTKGNSTGVLMKPFAIEEVMKIARKHLG from the coding sequence TTGGATGTACTTATTATAGATGATGAGAAAAATATAAGACAACTTTTAAAAGAAATCTTTGAAATTGATAATTATATTGTAGATACTGCAGAAAATGGCAATGCAGGTATTGAATTGTTTCAAAATAATGAATATAAACTTGTATTTATTGATAAAAGGATGCCTGGAATGTCCGGGGAAGAAGTGTTAATGAAAATTAGAGAAATGAATAAAAGTGTGCCTGTATATATTATTACAGCTTTTCAAACTTCAGCAGATATAGAAAAACTAACAAAAGGAAATAGTACAGGTGTCCTAATGAAACCGTTTGCAATTGAAGAGGTTATGAAAATTGCAAGAAAACATTTAGGATAG
- the fdaB gene encoding class IIb fructose-bisphosphate aldolase FdaB, translated as MPLVSMKEMLIKAKENGYAVGQYNLNNLEFAQAILQASQEENAPVILGVSEGAGRYIGGFKTVVKIVEGLMEDYNITVPVAIHLDHGSSFEKCKEAIDAGFTSVMIDASHHSFEENIEITSKVVEYAHANGVSVEAELGTVGGQEDDVVADGVIYADPKECQELVERTGIDTLAPALGSVHGPYKGEPNLGFKEMEEINKSTGLPLVLHGGTGIPTHDIKKSISLGTAKINVNTENQIASAKAVREVLNNDSEVYDPRKYLGPAREAIKATVIGKIKEFGTSNQA; from the coding sequence ATGCCTTTAGTTTCAATGAAAGAAATGTTAATCAAAGCAAAAGAAAATGGTTATGCAGTTGGACAATACAACTTAAATAACTTAGAATTTGCTCAAGCAATTTTGCAAGCTTCTCAAGAAGAAAATGCACCTGTAATTCTTGGTGTATCTGAAGGAGCTGGACGTTACATCGGCGGTTTCAAAACAGTTGTTAAAATCGTAGAAGGATTAATGGAAGATTATAACATTACTGTACCAGTAGCAATTCACTTAGATCACGGTTCAAGTTTCGAAAAATGTAAAGAAGCAATCGATGCTGGATTCACTTCAGTTATGATTGACGCTTCTCATCATTCATTTGAAGAAAATATTGAAATTACATCTAAAGTAGTTGAATATGCTCATGCTAACGGTGTTTCTGTTGAAGCAGAATTAGGAACTGTTGGTGGACAAGAGGATGACGTAGTAGCAGACGGCGTTATCTATGCTGACCCTAAAGAATGTCAAGAACTAGTTGAAAGAACTGGTATTGATACATTGGCTCCAGCATTAGGTTCAGTACACGGACCTTACAAAGGTGAACCTAACCTAGGATTTAAAGAAATGGAAGAAATTAATAAATCAACTGGTTTACCATTAGTATTACACGGTGGTACTGGTATCCCAACTCATGATATTAAAAAATCAATTTCATTAGGTACAGCTAAAATTAACGTTAATACTGAAAACCAAATTGCTTCTGCAAAAGCAGTTCGTGAAGTATTAAATAACGACAGTGAAGTTTACGATCCACGTAAATATTTAGGACCTGCTCGTGAAGCAATTAAAGCAACTGTAATTGGTAAAATTAAAGAGTTTGGTACTTCTAACCAAGCATAA